The genomic interval CCCGTCGTGTATTTACGACGCCTTCGGGCCATCGGACCCCGTCGTGTCGGGCGTTTTTTCGTCTTTCTTCTTCCGCCGCTTCTCGGCGTCCGTGGCCTGGTCCCGACCTTCGCCGTCTTTCTTCGGAGCCTTCGGCTTGGCGTCCGGTTCGGGGCCGTTGGCCTTGTTCATACTGACTTCGATCCCGGCTCGCACCCACAGGAGGGCAACCCCTGCGGCCTTGGCGACCGTATCTTCGACAGCCGATCGTTCTCCGGGCTTGAACCGCGAAAGCACAAAGTCGACCGCCTCATTCGGCCCGGGCTGCCCGACTCCAATTCGCAGGCGGGGGTATTCGTCCGTCCCCAGCTGCTCCTGAATGTTCCGCAGCCCGTTCTGTCCGCCGTGGCTGCCCTTCGAGCGAACCCGGAGCTTACCCAGCGGGAGGTTGAAGTCGTCGCTAATGACCAGCAGGTCGGCCGTCGCCAACTTGTAGAAGTCGACGACTTGCCGGACCGCCCGGCCGCTCAGGTTCATGAACGTCTCGGGTTTTACGAGCAACACCTGCTCGTTACCCTCTTTCAGTTCCGCGATCTGGGCCTGAAACTTGGCCCGGAACGGTCCGCACCCGGGGGCCGCGGCGAGGTAGTCGACCACGTCGAACCCGACGTTGTGCCGGGTGCCGGCGTACTTCGGTCCCGGGTTGCCGAGGCCGACGATGACCTTCATGGCGGCACACTCGCGGCAGCGAGGAGCGGGACGCGGAGGCGGGAGTGCGACGGCCGCCGGTAGCGACGGCCGCGCGATTCCGCCTCACGGGCGTCACTTCTCCTCGGCTTCCCCTTCCTTCGGCTTCTTGGCGGTGAGGACTTCCGGTTCGGCCGGGCTGGCTTCCGCCACGACCGCTTCGGCGCCGGGCAGCTTGAGTTGGACGACGATGGCTTCGGGCCCTTCCAGCACCTTCACGCCTTCGGGCAGGGTGAGTTCCTTGACGTGGATCGGGTGGCCGAGGGTCAGGTTGGTCAGGTCGATGCGGATGGCGTCCGGGATCTGGGCGAACTCGCATTCGACGTGGAGATGGTGGAGCGGTTGGTCGAGCACCCCGCCGCCGGTCGCCTTGGGGGCGTTCCGGAGTTCGACCGGGACCACGACCTTGACGATTTCGGTCAGCGACCGCCGCTCGAAGTCGACGTGGATCATCTCTTTACCGAGGTGATCCCACTGGAGTTCCTTGATCAGCACGGTGTCGGTCTTGCCGCCGAGCGTCAGGGAAAACATCCGGGCGTGCTGGACGCGGATCGCGCGGTCGAGTTCTTCGGCGTTGACCGAGACGTGGGCGACCGGTTCCTTGTGTCCGTACACGATGGCCGGGATGAGCCCCTGCTTGCGGAGCTTGGCCGAGGCCCGGGAGCCCTTCTTGCCGTCGCGGGCCTGGGCGGTGAGGGTGGCGACCTTCTTATCCGACGACTTGGTGGCGGCTGCCATGTGCGATCGACCTCGGGGGCCGGCTGCTCTCACGGGTAATCAGCCCGCTACCATCGCCTGCCCCGAACCGTGAAAATCCCGGCGTGGGGATCGCGCCTGCAAAGCAAAAACAGGCGACCCAATGGTAGGCCGCACTGTCCTGTTCCGGCGCGAAGCAAAGAGAGATTATGTCGCGCAGGCAAATGACCGACAAGGGGGCGGAGAAAAATCGTGCCGAACGGAACGCGGCTCGGTGAAACAAGAATACCTCCGAAGTCCGTGTCGGCAGCAAAGCACAACCATTCGGCTCATGAGGCGGCCGAGGTGCTTCGGCCCGACCGCAGGTCTCCCGCCCCGACCCCCCACCGGCGCTCGGCGCGGGTCTCCGACCCCGCCGCTCTTCGGACCGCAGGTCTCCCACGCCAGCCTGGCGCAGGCGGCGGTGTCCGAGGGGTGAGCGTCGGGAGACCTGCGGTCCGAAGAGCGGCGGGGTCGGAGACCCGCGCCGAGCGCCGGTGGGGGTCGGGGCGGGATGTTGCGCCCTTCCACCTCGGCCGTCTCATGAACCAACCATTCATCGAGCGCATTTGATCCGTGGCGCCGGAGGGCAATCCGTGGCGATGTGAAAATGTGCAGTACCAGAATAAGGAGAAAAGAGGTAGGAGCGGAAAATCAGACCCTCGTCGCAATTTAAAGGTGTGCCAAGACTCGATGGCCTTTCGACGCTGGGAGCGTGGTCTCGTTCGTTGAAATGGAGCGACAGGAATTCTTGGTTCCAAATGCGTCACAAGTCTTTGTCAGCGAAACGATTTTGCCGACAATCGCGTGCAGTCGTTTTTCGCGCCCGGATTCCCTACATGCGCAAAATGCACCATCTCCTCTCTTCCACTTAACAACCCCGGCCGCGTCTGCCTATACTCTTCGGCTCGGGGGAACGGCTTCCGGCGGCTACCAAGGATGGACCCATGCGCATCGGCTTCGCGATCCCGACGTTGGTCGACGGTGACGCGGTCGGGAACGACCTGCTCGGAATGGCCCGCATCCTCCGGCGACGCGGGCACGACGTCCTCTTCTTCGCGTGGAACAGTCGGATCAACGAGCCGGTCAAGGGGCCGGCCGACCTACCCCGGATGCTCAACAGCCCGGATGACGTCCTCATCTATCACCATTCCATCGGCTGCGAGTGGGCAGTCAAGGCGGTCGAAACACTTCCGTGCCGGCGGAAGGCGGTCAAGTACCACAACGTCACCCCGCCCGAATTCTTCGCGAAGCTGAACGCGGAAGTCGCGGCCGGATGCGCCCAGGGAATCGCCGAGGTCTCCCGGCTCGCTAAGACAGGGGCGCACATCTGGGCCGACTCCGAGTTCAACGCCCGCCACGTCCGGGAAGTCTGCCCCGGCCGGGCGGTCGCGGAACTCCCGCCGTTTCACCAGGCCGACGACCTGTTCGCCGCCGAGCCGGACTTCCGGGCCGCGAACGGCCTAGACGACTGGAATACCAACATCCTTCTCGTCGGCCGGCTGGTCCCGAACAAGAACATCCCGCTCGCCGTCCGTGCGTTCGCCGACTACCGGGCCCGGTTCGACCCC from Fimbriiglobus ruber carries:
- the pth gene encoding aminoacyl-tRNA hydrolase; its protein translation is MKVIVGLGNPGPKYAGTRHNVGFDVVDYLAAAPGCGPFRAKFQAQIAELKEGNEQVLLVKPETFMNLSGRAVRQVVDFYKLATADLLVISDDFNLPLGKLRVRSKGSHGGQNGLRNIQEQLGTDEYPRLRIGVGQPGPNEAVDFVLSRFKPGERSAVEDTVAKAAGVALLWVRAGIEVSMNKANGPEPDAKPKAPKKDGEGRDQATDAEKRRKKKDEKTPDTTGSDGPKAS
- a CDS encoding 50S ribosomal protein L25; translated protein: MAAATKSSDKKVATLTAQARDGKKGSRASAKLRKQGLIPAIVYGHKEPVAHVSVNAEELDRAIRVQHARMFSLTLGGKTDTVLIKELQWDHLGKEMIHVDFERRSLTEIVKVVVPVELRNAPKATGGGVLDQPLHHLHVECEFAQIPDAIRIDLTNLTLGHPIHVKELTLPEGVKVLEGPEAIVVQLKLPGAEAVVAEASPAEPEVLTAKKPKEGEAEEK
- a CDS encoding glycosyltransferase; the encoded protein is MRIGFAIPTLVDGDAVGNDLLGMARILRRRGHDVLFFAWNSRINEPVKGPADLPRMLNSPDDVLIYHHSIGCEWAVKAVETLPCRRKAVKYHNVTPPEFFAKLNAEVAAGCAQGIAEVSRLAKTGAHIWADSEFNARHVREVCPGRAVAELPPFHQADDLFAAEPDFRAANGLDDWNTNILLVGRLVPNKNIPLAVRAFADYRARFDPRARLIVVGDRPVPEHAAEVDAEIHASGQAAHTVVTGKVTLSQLKALYLTADALLVTSLHEGFCVPLIEAMGLRLPVVAVPNAAVPFTGGDAARYAGSDPAAIADQLAAVINDRVSREAQIVRGWDRYAATFSNDVIGQKFETLFDELMV